One Aegilops tauschii subsp. strangulata cultivar AL8/78 chromosome 7, Aet v6.0, whole genome shotgun sequence genomic window carries:
- the LOC109761822 gene encoding homeobox-leucine zipper protein HOX2, translating to MHRAAGLDLGLGLGLGLASQGSLTSSTTTASSSPASHWTAALSSVVGAQESYGLHQYAGQPRKEEPGMRTSTSPESGVSAGTKRGLERTGSGVSRGGAATAGSDEDDDGGDGAGGRKKLRLSKDQAAVLEECFKTHSTLNPKQKTALANRLGLRPRQVEVWFQNRRARTKLKQTEVDCEYMKRWCEQLAEQNKRLEKEVAELRALKAAPAQQASPAATLTMCPSCRRVAAAGPSATQHQHQQLQQCHPKPHAQPAGNVLPSHCQFFPSTTAAAPDRSGRLQGAWNGAAQPLVTRELF from the exons ATGCATCGCGCCGCCGGCCTCGACCTGggcctcggcctcggcctcgGGCTCGCCTCGCAGGGCAGCCTCACgtcctccaccaccaccgcctcctcctccccggccTCGCACTGGACAGCCGCGCTCAGCTCCGTCGTCGGCGCGCAGGAGTCGTACGGGCTGCACCAGTATGCCGGGCAGCCGCGGAAGGAGGAGCCGGGCATGAGGACGTCCACGTCGCCCGAGAGCGGCGTCAGCGCCGGGACCAAGAGGGGCCTGGAGCGCACGGGCTCCGGCGTCTCCCGCGGCGGCGCCGCCACCGCGGGCAGCGACgaggacgacgacggcggcgacggcgccggCGGCCGCAAGAAGCTCCGGCTCTCCAAGGACCAGGCCGCCGTCCTGGAGGAGTGCTTCAAGACGCACAGCACGCTCAACCCC AAGCAGAAGACTGCGCTGGCTAACCGGCTGGGGCTGCGGCCGCGGCAGGTGGAGGTGTGGTTCCAGAACCGCCGCGCCCGCACCAAGCTGAAGCAGACGGAGGTGGACTGCGAGTACATGAAGCGCTGGTGCGAGCAGCTCGCCGAGCAGAACAAGCGCCTCGAGAAGGAGGTGGCCGAGCTCAGGGCGCTCAAGGCCGCGCCCGCCCAGCAGGCCTCCCCGGCCGCCACGCTCACCATGTGCCCCTCctgccgccgcgtcgccgccgccggaccGTCCGCCACGCAGCACCAGCACCAGCAACTGCAGCAGTGCCACCCCAAGCCCCATGCCCAGCCCGCCGGCAACGTCCTGCCCAGCCACTGCCAGTTCTTCCcgtccaccaccgccgccgcccccgaccGGTCCGGCAGGCTGCAGGGCGCGTGGAACGGCGCCGCGCAGCCGCTGGTCACCAGAGAGCTCTTCTGA